From the Terriglobales bacterium genome, the window GGTGATCGCCGAGGTGCTGACGCTCACGCCGCCGGACATCGACGATCCGTCGATGCGCGACGCGCTCGGCATGCTGAACGCCGGGCGGAAGTTCCGCGCGCTGGGCCGCAAGGACATGTTCCGCCTGCTGCGCTGGGGACCGATGGCAGTGGCGGATTTCGTGGGGGAGTGGTTCGAGACGGAGCTGCTGCGCGCGGCGCTGGCGGCGCGCGGCATCTTCGGGCTGAACTTCGGCCCATGGTCTGCCGGCTCGACGATGGCGCTGATGCTGCACGCGGCGGCGGACCCGCACCCGGCGGGAACGGCGGCGTTCCCGCGCGGCGGCATGGGCGCGCTGGCGGAGGCGCTCGCCGACGCGGCCCGCAGCGCGGGCGCGCAGATCCGCACCGGCGCCGAGGTCGCGCACATCCTGGTGAAGGACGGCGCGGTCCGCGGCGTCGCGCTGGCGAGCGGCGAAGAGCTTTCCGCGGACGCCGTGATCTCCTCCGCCGACCCGCGGCGCACCTTCCTGAAGCTGATCGACCCGACGCAGCTCGAGCCCAGCTTCATCGCCAAGCTGCAGAACTACCGCTCGCGCGGCGTGACCGCGAAGGTCCACCTGGCGCTGGGCGCGAAGCCGAAGTTCAAGGCGCTGCCGGAGGTGCCGGCGGGACGCATCCACATCGGTCACGAGATCGACTACCTGGAGCGCGCGTTCGACGGCTCGAAGTACGGGCGACTTCCGGAGCATCCTTATTTAGACGTCAGCGTGCCGACGGTGCTGGACGCATCGCTTGCGCCGGCGGGGAAGCACGTGATGTCGGTGGCGGTGCACCATGCGCCCT encodes:
- a CDS encoding NAD(P)/FAD-dependent oxidoreductase, whose product is MLGAGHNGLVAAFYLAKAGLKPLVLERREHVGGVAVTEEFHPGFRCSAVLHAEGPLRSDVARDLKLKMEMLRPDPRLTALGADGRALPLYEDINKTAGAIAQFSARDGERYPEFAKTLRQVSAVIAEVLTLTPPDIDDPSMRDALGMLNAGRKFRALGRKDMFRLLRWGPMAVADFVGEWFETELLRAALAARGIFGLNFGPWSAGSTMALMLHAAADPHPAGTAAFPRGGMGALAEALADAARSAGAQIRTGAEVAHILVKDGAVRGVALASGEELSADAVISSADPRRTFLKLIDPTQLEPSFIAKLQNYRSRGVTAKVHLALGAKPKFKALPEVPAGRIHIGHEIDYLERAFDGSKYGRLPEHPYLDVSVPTVLDASLAPAGKHVMSVAVHHAPYRLRATDWSSQRENLGETVVSTLEQHAPGLSALIEGRQVLTPVDLEQRYGLTGGHIFHGDLSIDQLFTMRPLLGWARYRGPLKGLYLCGSGTHPGNGLTGGSGANAAKEIAKELR